In the Alkaliphilus oremlandii OhILAs genome, one interval contains:
- the selD gene encoding selenide, water dikinase SelD encodes MNQNRRLTQMTKSAGUAAKLGPDVLAQVLCDLPKIEDPNLIVGLETSDDAAVYKINDDMALIQTLDFFTPVVDDPYTYGQIAAANSLSDVYAMGGRPLTAMNIVCFPNCLDPKILNQILKGGADKVLESGALLVGGHTVEDDEPKYGLSITGIVHPKKVWANSTAREGDYLILTKPVGLGVLNTAIKADIATKEQYDGAVKVMSMLNKYAFEALENLDVSACTDITGFGFLGHVYEMAKGSGVSIEIFADKVPLIDGAKELATMGIIPAGMYSNKKHIENEVLKEQDIEDAIEDLLYDPQTSGGLLVSISEKDLPDALENLSLIESNGFSVVGRVLPRSDYAVYVK; translated from the coding sequence ATGAATCAAAACAGAAGATTAACCCAAATGACAAAAAGTGCTGGTTGAGCTGCAAAATTAGGACCGGATGTCCTTGCACAGGTTCTGTGCGATTTACCTAAAATAGAAGATCCAAACCTAATTGTAGGATTAGAGACTTCGGATGATGCAGCTGTTTATAAAATAAATGATGATATGGCCTTAATTCAAACCCTAGATTTCTTTACACCTGTAGTGGATGATCCCTATACATATGGTCAAATAGCGGCGGCAAACTCTCTAAGCGATGTTTATGCCATGGGAGGAAGGCCATTAACTGCAATGAATATTGTCTGTTTTCCAAACTGCTTAGATCCCAAAATATTGAATCAGATATTAAAGGGCGGTGCAGATAAAGTATTGGAGTCGGGTGCATTATTAGTCGGGGGGCATACAGTAGAAGATGACGAACCGAAATATGGACTTTCTATTACAGGAATTGTTCATCCTAAAAAGGTATGGGCCAATAGTACTGCTAGGGAAGGGGATTATTTAATATTGACAAAGCCTGTTGGTCTTGGCGTATTAAATACCGCTATTAAAGCAGATATTGCAACGAAGGAGCAGTATGATGGGGCTGTAAAGGTGATGTCTATGTTGAATAAATATGCATTTGAAGCCTTAGAAAACTTAGATGTTTCAGCATGTACCGATATCACAGGCTTTGGATTTTTAGGACATGTCTATGAAATGGCGAAAGGTAGTGGCGTATCTATAGAGATTTTTGCTGATAAGGTACCGCTGATAGATGGTGCCAAGGAGCTTGCTACCATGGGAATTATTCCAGCTGGAATGTATTCGAATAAAAAGCATATTGAAAATGAGGTTTTAAAAGAGCAGGATATAGAAGATGCAATTGAAGACTTGCTATATGATCCACAAACCTCTGGCGGTTTATTAGTTTCTATAAGTGAAAAAGATTTACCAGATGCTTTGGAAAATTTATCTTTGATTGAAAGTAATGGCTTTTCTGTTGTGGGAAGAGTTCTGCCAAGAAGTGACTATGCTGTTTATGTAAAGTAG
- a CDS encoding helix-hairpin-helix domain-containing protein, producing MRKKQNIIVLIAVVFIVGFFSISSYMNKQKVYVLSNEAKKDATLEGNRPYNDSNNTIIKKIIVHIEGDVINPGVYELDANSRVFDAIDAAGGLQQTADRKKINLAKKIIDEEYIYIPREGEELTVGSFGNVPTTNLVGGDTKSNLININTASAAELTALPGIGEVLANRIIEHRTSKGSFGSIEDLKNVSGIGDRKFSDIKDKITVK from the coding sequence ATGAGGAAAAAACAGAATATCATTGTATTAATTGCAGTAGTATTTATCGTAGGTTTTTTCTCTATTTCTAGTTATATGAATAAGCAGAAGGTATACGTGCTAAGCAATGAGGCCAAGAAGGATGCTACATTAGAAGGGAACAGGCCCTATAATGATAGCAACAACACAATTATCAAAAAGATCATCGTTCATATTGAAGGGGACGTCATAAATCCAGGCGTATATGAATTGGATGCAAATTCAAGGGTTTTTGATGCGATCGATGCTGCGGGAGGGCTACAACAAACTGCAGATCGAAAGAAAATAAATTTAGCTAAGAAAATAATTGATGAAGAGTATATTTACATTCCTAGAGAGGGAGAAGAATTAACCGTAGGCTCTTTTGGAAATGTACCTACCACGAATCTAGTAGGCGGTGATACCAAGAGTAATTTAATAAACATTAATACTGCCAGTGCGGCTGAACTAACAGCATTGCCTGGAATCGGAGAAGTACTTGCCAATCGGATTATAGAGCATAGAACCAGTAAAGGAAGCTTTGGTTCTATAGAGGACCTAAAAAATGTCAGTGGTATTGGGGATAGAAAATTTAGCGATATCAAGGATAAAATTACAGTTAAATAA
- a CDS encoding D-alanyl-D-alanine carboxypeptidase family protein has protein sequence MRSKPFYILTIIFTLILSFSFESMVFAQGQQPDISAPYGVLIDYETGTVLYNKNAHEKAYPASTTKVMTAVMVLENANLDDKVTIDYDLYVDGSSMYLLKGESFTVRELLQALLIRSANDAAEALAIHIAGSVDSFVEKMNARAKELGAFNTNFTNPHGLPDTNHVTTAYDLAMISKHAMTFDLFRETVKTEMLILEPTEQTPETRYYRNTNKFLWGTGSANHMLYNGSYINIKYDIIDGLKTGYTGAAGNCLISSSFQNDHRLISVVLGAEGNHVYSDSRRLIDYGYENFKLISLTNHNLDSIHIPIRNGAQDFVALSILNDKLTVVPLGTEYTNIKESLYLNENIQAPVKQGDTLGKLIYTLDGDILGEVELIAQFNINEQPFFKKIFSLQKLLMGVLFLFVLWQIFVAYLRIQKRKRRKSFSYGKRRVPLYQFNKNVFK, from the coding sequence ATGAGAAGTAAACCATTCTATATACTAACTATAATTTTCACATTGATTCTATCTTTCTCTTTTGAAAGCATGGTATTTGCACAAGGTCAACAGCCTGACATCAGTGCACCTTACGGAGTGTTAATCGATTACGAAACTGGCACTGTTTTATATAATAAGAATGCTCATGAAAAAGCATATCCTGCCAGTACTACCAAAGTTATGACTGCTGTTATGGTATTGGAAAATGCTAATTTAGATGATAAAGTGACGATTGATTATGATCTATATGTTGATGGCTCTAGTATGTACCTTTTAAAAGGTGAGTCTTTTACAGTACGCGAATTGCTGCAAGCCTTATTAATTCGATCCGCAAATGATGCGGCGGAAGCTCTCGCAATTCATATTGCTGGCTCAGTAGACAGCTTTGTTGAAAAAATGAATGCTCGTGCCAAAGAACTAGGCGCATTCAATACGAATTTTACAAATCCTCATGGATTGCCAGACACAAATCACGTCACTACTGCTTACGACTTAGCAATGATATCAAAGCATGCGATGACATTTGATCTTTTTAGAGAAACTGTGAAAACAGAAATGCTCATTTTAGAACCTACGGAACAAACACCGGAAACTCGATACTATAGAAATACAAATAAGTTTTTATGGGGAACAGGATCTGCTAACCATATGCTTTACAATGGAAGCTATATCAATATTAAATATGACATTATTGATGGTCTAAAAACTGGATACACAGGCGCTGCTGGCAACTGCTTGATAAGCTCCAGTTTCCAGAACGATCATCGCCTAATTTCTGTGGTACTTGGAGCAGAGGGCAATCATGTTTACTCTGATTCCAGACGATTGATTGACTATGGTTATGAAAACTTTAAGCTGATATCTCTTACCAATCATAACCTAGATTCGATTCATATTCCCATACGAAATGGTGCTCAAGATTTTGTTGCTCTTTCCATACTGAATGATAAACTTACTGTAGTCCCTCTCGGTACAGAATATACAAACATTAAGGAAAGTCTTTATTTAAATGAAAATATTCAGGCTCCGGTAAAACAAGGCGATACCTTGGGCAAACTTATTTATACCTTGGATGGGGATATTCTTGGGGAAGTAGAATTAATCGCCCAATTCAATATCAATGAGCAACCTTTTTTCAAAAAAATTTTTAGTCTTCAAAAACTTTTAATGGGTGTACTCTTTCTATTTGTATTGTGGCAAATATTTGTTGCATATTTGCGAATCCAAAAGAGAAAGCGAAGAAAGAGCTTTTCCTATGGTAAAAGAAGGGTTCCCCTATATCAATTCAACAAAAACGTTTTTAAATAA
- the sdaAA gene encoding L-serine ammonia-lyase, iron-sulfur-dependent, subunit alpha, whose protein sequence is MNFTNGKELIELCNKHHKKIYEIMLEKEVNLSGLSIEDIREKMSVSLEIMKKSVDTALNEGVKSVSGLIGGEAKKIHERSIHHKSVCGSIMSKAVSSAMGVLEVNAAMGKIVAAPTAGSCGIIPGTLVTIQEEFDLDDEEIINALITASAVGMIITRNATVAGAEGGCQAETGSAAAMAAAAVVELMGGSPEASLHAASMCIKNILGLVCDPIAGLVEAPCQKRNALGAANALISAEIALAGVPSIIPFDEVVDTMYRVGRAIPFELRETALGGLADTPTGRSIQKQILGE, encoded by the coding sequence ATGAACTTTACAAACGGCAAGGAATTAATCGAACTATGCAACAAACATCATAAGAAAATCTATGAAATCATGCTGGAGAAGGAAGTTAATTTATCTGGGCTGAGCATTGAAGATATTCGCGAAAAGATGAGCGTAAGCTTGGAAATTATGAAAAAATCTGTGGATACTGCATTAAATGAAGGTGTTAAATCTGTAAGTGGACTCATTGGAGGAGAAGCTAAGAAGATCCATGAAAGAAGCATCCACCATAAATCTGTATGCGGCTCTATTATGTCAAAAGCCGTTAGTAGTGCCATGGGGGTATTAGAAGTCAATGCAGCTATGGGAAAAATAGTCGCTGCACCAACAGCTGGTTCCTGCGGCATTATACCAGGAACATTGGTTACAATTCAAGAAGAATTTGATTTAGATGATGAGGAAATTATCAATGCCCTAATTACGGCCAGTGCCGTAGGGATGATCATCACTAGAAATGCTACAGTTGCAGGTGCTGAAGGGGGCTGTCAGGCTGAAACTGGTTCCGCTGCTGCAATGGCTGCTGCTGCTGTGGTCGAACTTATGGGAGGATCTCCAGAAGCCAGCTTACATGCAGCATCGATGTGTATTAAAAATATTTTGGGACTGGTTTGTGATCCCATTGCTGGGTTGGTAGAAGCACCATGTCAAAAACGAAATGCCTTGGGTGCAGCCAATGCTTTAATATCTGCTGAAATAGCACTGGCTGGGGTTCCTAGCATTATTCCTTTCGATGAAGTGGTAGATACCATGTATAGAGTAGGGAGAGCAATTCCCTTTGAGTTGAGAGAAACTGCGCTTGGTGGACTGGCAGATACGCCAACAGGAAGAAGCATACAAAAACAAATTCTTGGTGAATAA
- the sdaAB gene encoding L-serine ammonia-lyase, iron-sulfur-dependent subunit beta — MKEYSIFDVVGPNMIGPSSSHTAGACRIGKAANKMAGSHMKKVTFLLHGSFAKTYRGHGTDKALVGGILGFDPDDERIKDSFDLAKEKGIDFSFQERNLGDVHSNTVKIIIEKEDSETLELQGSSIGGGNIVINEINGLEIKFTGEYDTLIVSHTDKPGVIAKVTAVLALYDINIAFMRVYRYTKGQNAFMIIETDNEIAPEIVTYIKKTIPEVPQAYLVNIK; from the coding sequence ATGAAAGAATACAGTATATTTGATGTTGTTGGCCCAAACATGATCGGTCCGTCCAGCTCTCATACTGCTGGCGCTTGTAGAATCGGTAAAGCAGCGAATAAAATGGCTGGAAGTCATATGAAGAAGGTGACTTTTCTACTCCATGGCTCTTTTGCAAAAACTTATCGTGGACATGGTACAGATAAGGCTTTAGTCGGTGGTATATTAGGATTCGATCCAGATGATGAAAGAATAAAGGACTCCTTTGACCTTGCCAAGGAGAAGGGCATCGACTTTAGCTTTCAAGAGAGAAATTTAGGAGATGTACACTCTAACACGGTTAAAATAATCATTGAAAAAGAAGATAGCGAAACATTAGAACTGCAAGGTTCTTCCATTGGCGGCGGCAATATTGTAATTAATGAAATTAACGGCCTAGAGATAAAGTTTACAGGCGAATACGATACATTGATCGTTTCTCATACGGACAAACCAGGTGTCATTGCTAAAGTAACGGCTGTTTTAGCCTTGTATGACATCAATATTGCTTTTATGAGGGTATATCGATATACGAAGGGACAAAACGCCTTTATGATTATAGAAACGGACAACGAGATAGCTCCTGAAATCGTGACCTACATTAAGAAGACCATACCAGAGGTTCCGCAGGCTTATTTGGTGAATATAAAGTAG
- a CDS encoding RidA family protein: MEVVNTKKSPAAIGPYSQAIKTGDLLFISGQLPMDPETMSIISGSVKDQTVKAIENLKAILEEAGLTLNNVVKTTVFIKDMNDFADINEIYASYFVENKPARACVEVARLPKDARVEIEAIATFK, encoded by the coding sequence ATGGAAGTAGTAAATACTAAAAAATCACCAGCAGCAATAGGACCATATTCACAAGCAATAAAGACGGGAGATTTACTATTTATTTCCGGTCAATTACCGATGGACCCAGAAACGATGTCAATCATATCTGGCTCTGTTAAAGACCAGACGGTAAAAGCGATTGAGAACTTAAAGGCAATCTTAGAGGAAGCAGGTCTTACATTAAATAACGTAGTCAAAACTACTGTATTTATTAAAGACATGAACGATTTTGCTGATATCAATGAAATATATGCTAGTTATTTTGTAGAAAATAAACCTGCTAGAGCATGTGTGGAAGTTGCTAGATTACCTAAAGATGCACGAGTTGAAATAGAAGCAATCGCTACATTTAAATAA
- a CDS encoding helix-turn-helix transcriptional regulator, with the protein MKKEIHPILKSIIPLIEGIAATFGKNCEVVLHEINGSHKSIIAIYNGHVTGRTLGSPMLDIGIKALNQDDSVSNIINYKNKSPHGHVLKSSTTFIRDENDNIIGCLCINIDISQFVLAQKALEEFIHTSLTTDIDVDDSTSNSVNDVLTNIVRQTIEDTGKPVAYMNKDEKVHVVKKLNEQGAFLIKGAIDYVAKILCVSRYTVYNYLDEIRINE; encoded by the coding sequence ATGAAGAAAGAAATACATCCAATATTGAAGAGCATTATTCCCTTAATTGAGGGAATAGCGGCAACCTTCGGTAAAAACTGTGAAGTTGTTTTGCATGAGATCAATGGCTCTCATAAGTCAATCATTGCCATATATAATGGTCATGTAACGGGCAGAACTTTAGGGAGTCCGATGTTAGATATCGGAATCAAGGCATTGAATCAGGATGATAGCGTCAGTAACATTATAAATTATAAAAATAAAAGCCCTCATGGCCATGTATTAAAGTCATCGACTACATTTATTCGGGATGAAAATGATAATATTATCGGGTGTTTATGTATCAATATTGATATTTCCCAATTTGTATTGGCGCAAAAAGCATTAGAAGAGTTCATCCATACGAGCCTAACTACGGATATTGATGTGGATGACAGTACATCCAACAGTGTAAACGATGTCCTTACGAATATTGTAAGACAAACCATTGAAGATACGGGTAAACCCGTTGCTTATATGAACAAGGATGAAAAGGTTCATGTGGTTAAAAAATTAAATGAACAAGGTGCCTTTTTAATCAAGGGCGCAATTGATTATGTAGCCAAGATTCTTTGTGTATCTCGATACACAGTCTATAATTACTTAGACGAGATAAGAATAAATGAATAA
- the rsfS gene encoding ribosome silencing factor, translating to MKKDLLRIVQKVVHCIDDKSGTNIVALDLGGVTSICDYFVIASASSSRQVKAIVDELEDRLLLEDIKLIHKEGYDSARWVLLDYGDIIIHIFHNEDRMFYNLEGIWKDANKVSIDINNQLE from the coding sequence ATGAAAAAAGATTTACTAAGGATCGTTCAGAAAGTAGTACATTGTATTGATGATAAATCTGGAACCAACATCGTAGCTTTGGACCTTGGTGGAGTAACATCCATCTGTGATTATTTTGTTATTGCAAGTGCTTCTTCTTCTAGACAAGTGAAAGCCATCGTTGACGAACTCGAAGACCGATTGCTGCTGGAAGATATAAAATTAATCCATAAAGAAGGTTATGACTCTGCAAGATGGGTATTATTAGATTATGGAGATATTATTATTCATATCTTTCATAATGAAGATAGAATGTTCTATAACTTAGAAGGTATCTGGAAAGATGCAAATAAAGTAAGTATTGACATTAATAATCAATTAGAATAA
- a CDS encoding LCP family protein: protein MGKNKARKVKIVPIIFIVAILLVGGSLFNIYKANPFIVIDENTNMGNPLDVLSNKKDRINILVFGVDSPDKEKSNHSRSDSIMLLTMDSKKERPTMISIPRDTRVKIPGRKNFDKINHAHAYGGPELLVKTVEEFLEIDITYYVRINYNAVIEVVDALGGVEIDVPMNMKYSDPYATPPLNIDLKKGLQTLNGKQSVEFMRFRKGYANQDLGRIEAQQQFIKALLDTAISPSTILKVPELIDIAYRNVDTNISKSKMASLGMMATSINTENIVKLTLEGVPKTINGISYYAVEKKTVEELKDNYFSKVNDDSIVSE from the coding sequence ATGGGAAAAAATAAGGCAAGAAAAGTGAAAATTGTTCCAATCATATTCATTGTAGCCATCTTATTGGTGGGCGGCAGTTTATTTAATATCTATAAGGCCAATCCCTTCATTGTAATCGATGAAAATACAAATATGGGTAATCCATTGGATGTTCTATCCAACAAAAAAGATCGTATTAATATCCTTGTATTTGGTGTAGATTCACCGGATAAAGAAAAAAGCAACCATTCCCGGTCGGATAGTATCATGCTACTTACAATGGATTCTAAAAAAGAGAGACCTACCATGATCTCCATACCCAGGGATACACGGGTTAAAATTCCAGGCAGAAAAAATTTCGATAAAATTAATCATGCCCATGCTTATGGCGGGCCGGAGCTGTTGGTTAAAACAGTGGAAGAATTTTTAGAAATCGATATTACATATTATGTTAGAATCAATTATAATGCTGTAATAGAGGTGGTAGATGCTTTAGGCGGCGTGGAAATAGATGTTCCAATGAACATGAAGTACAGTGACCCCTATGCCACACCTCCATTAAATATAGATCTAAAAAAAGGGTTGCAGACATTAAATGGAAAACAATCCGTTGAATTTATGCGATTCAGAAAAGGGTACGCCAATCAAGATTTAGGGAGAATTGAAGCACAGCAACAGTTCATAAAAGCATTATTGGATACTGCGATTTCTCCATCGACGATATTAAAGGTACCAGAACTAATTGATATTGCGTATAGAAATGTGGATACAAATATATCTAAAAGCAAAATGGCTTCTTTAGGGATGATGGCTACTTCCATTAATACAGAAAATATTGTTAAACTTACTTTAGAAGGAGTACCTAAAACCATTAATGGGATATCGTATTATGCAGTGGAAAAGAAAACCGTAGAAGAATTAAAAGACAATTATTTCAGTAAGGTGAATGATGATTCAATTGTAAGTGAATAA
- the yqeK gene encoding bis(5'-nucleosyl)-tetraphosphatase (symmetrical) YqeK → MIILREEVIRQIHQQLKNNVSERRYRHILGVIDAAVYLARKYDENEESAYIAALFHDYAKNYSKEELMQYMNQYDLKTDEIMQSTYQLLHGKVGAHIARISYNIDNEDILNAIEYHTTGRKGMSKLEKIIYLADFIELGRDYPGVEDLRLISEEGLDKAMVQALNNTIGYVLSMGSLLHTNTIEARNEIIIQLKRKEVTYGKK, encoded by the coding sequence GTGATAATATTGAGAGAAGAGGTCATTAGACAGATTCATCAACAGTTGAAAAATAACGTGTCAGAGCGCAGATACCGTCATATTTTAGGCGTAATAGATGCGGCTGTTTATCTGGCGAGAAAATACGATGAAAACGAAGAATCGGCATATATCGCAGCCTTATTTCATGATTACGCAAAGAATTATTCCAAGGAAGAATTAATGCAATATATGAATCAATACGATTTAAAGACCGATGAAATTATGCAAAGTACCTATCAGTTATTGCATGGAAAAGTGGGCGCACATATTGCTAGGATCAGTTATAATATAGACAATGAAGATATACTAAATGCAATTGAATATCATACCACTGGAAGAAAAGGAATGAGTAAACTAGAAAAAATAATTTACTTAGCCGATTTTATAGAATTAGGTAGGGATTATCCAGGGGTTGAAGATTTGAGGCTGATTTCAGAAGAAGGTCTAGATAAGGCAATGGTTCAAGCCTTGAATAACACCATAGGATATGTTCTATCCATGGGGAGCTTATTGCACACAAATACGATTGAAGCTAGAAATGAGATTATAATACAACTTAAGCGTAAAGAGGTGACTTATGGGAAAAAATAA
- the nadD gene encoding nicotinate-nucleotide adenylyltransferase: protein MAEDMSSNQRMVEKRKIGIMGGTFDPIHCGHLFIAETALDVFQLDKVLFIPAGDPPHKNEKLITDSGHRFQMIKLAIEDNQNFEASDMEIMKQEKSYTIETIKILRCQYGEETDLYFITGTDAFVGLETWKEYQKLLSLTNFIVMTRTISNPMVLEEKISQFTEKFNAKVFKIDIPTLDISSTDIRKRVQEGRSIKYLLPYDVEEYIRNHHLYED from the coding sequence GTGGCTGAAGATATGAGCTCAAATCAAAGAATGGTGGAGAAAAGAAAAATAGGAATTATGGGTGGAACCTTTGATCCAATCCATTGTGGACATTTGTTTATTGCCGAGACTGCCCTCGATGTGTTTCAATTGGATAAGGTATTGTTCATACCGGCAGGAGACCCTCCTCATAAAAACGAAAAGCTGATTACAGATAGTGGTCATCGCTTCCAGATGATAAAACTGGCCATTGAAGATAATCAAAACTTTGAGGCTTCGGATATGGAAATCATGAAACAGGAAAAATCCTACACCATAGAAACCATTAAAATATTGAGATGCCAATATGGAGAAGAGACGGACCTTTATTTTATTACAGGAACGGATGCTTTTGTTGGGTTAGAAACCTGGAAAGAATATCAGAAACTTTTGAGTCTAACGAACTTTATCGTTATGACTAGAACCATAAGCAATCCCATGGTGCTAGAGGAAAAAATCAGCCAGTTTACCGAAAAATTTAACGCAAAGGTTTTTAAGATAGATATTCCAACATTGGATATTTCATCCACAGACATACGGAAAAGGGTTCAAGAAGGTAGAAGCATAAAGTATCTTCTTCCTTATGATGTAGAGGAATATATACGGAATCATCACCTATACGAGGATTAA
- the yhbY gene encoding ribosome assembly RNA-binding protein YhbY yields the protein MLTGKQRSYLKSIANGLKPITQIGKSGITDAFLEQLDLALNSREIVKVTILETSLLETKETANEVAQKVRAEFVQAIGNKFVIYRKNHENPKIELPKR from the coding sequence ATGCTAACAGGAAAACAAAGAAGTTATTTAAAAAGTATAGCCAATGGATTGAAACCGATCACGCAAATTGGGAAATCTGGTATAACGGATGCCTTTCTAGAGCAATTGGATTTGGCTTTAAATTCGCGAGAAATTGTTAAGGTTACAATTTTGGAGACCAGCCTATTAGAAACAAAAGAAACTGCAAATGAGGTGGCACAGAAGGTACGAGCTGAATTTGTACAAGCCATAGGAAATAAATTTGTGATCTATCGTAAAAATCATGAGAATCCTAAAATAGAGTTGCCAAAGCGCTAG
- the obgE gene encoding GTPase ObgE — MFIDKAKIYLKAGKGGDGAVAFRREIYVPAGGPAGGDGGKGGNIIFQVDEGMRTLMDFRYQKHYSAENGEDGKNRNMYGKDGTDLVLKVPPGTIVREENTGEIIADLTGSEDQVVVARGGKGGKGNSHFKSSVRQAPRFAIAGERGQELTVVLELKLIADVGLVGFPNVGKSTLLSVVTSAKPKIANYHFTTLTPNLGVVRTKFGDSFVLADIPGLIEGAHEGTGLGHEFLRHVERTKLLIHVLDVAGLEGRDPLEDFEKINQELHLYNEKLAEKPQVVAANKTDIPGAEDNLEKLKAVLSERGIEVFPISAATSQGLDELLSYVSKRLKELEEIEALKADTAPKEEKVYKYEETEDKYHFTVTRENDVYIVEGRFIERLINSTNFDDIDSLSYFQKVLRNRGVIDRLKEAGISEGDLVKMYSVEFEYFN; from the coding sequence ATGTTTATAGATAAAGCAAAAATATATTTAAAGGCTGGAAAAGGCGGCGATGGTGCCGTTGCTTTTAGAAGAGAGATTTATGTTCCAGCAGGAGGACCTGCCGGCGGCGACGGTGGTAAGGGTGGAAATATTATTTTCCAAGTAGATGAAGGCATGAGAACTTTAATGGATTTTCGATATCAAAAACATTATTCTGCTGAAAATGGAGAAGATGGAAAAAATAGAAATATGTATGGAAAAGATGGTACTGATCTCGTATTGAAAGTGCCACCGGGAACTATTGTGAGAGAAGAGAACACTGGCGAGATTATTGCCGACTTGACGGGCTCTGAGGATCAGGTAGTGGTAGCAAGAGGTGGAAAAGGCGGGAAAGGTAATAGTCACTTTAAGTCTTCTGTTAGACAGGCCCCAAGGTTTGCTATTGCTGGAGAAAGAGGACAGGAGCTAACTGTAGTATTAGAATTGAAATTAATTGCAGATGTAGGATTGGTAGGATTTCCGAATGTTGGAAAATCTACGCTATTGTCCGTCGTCACAAGTGCAAAGCCTAAAATTGCCAATTATCACTTTACAACATTGACACCGAACTTAGGGGTGGTTCGAACTAAATTTGGTGACAGCTTTGTTTTAGCAGATATCCCAGGATTAATAGAAGGAGCTCACGAAGGAACAGGCCTTGGACATGAATTTCTAAGACATGTTGAACGTACGAAGCTACTGATTCATGTATTGGATGTAGCTGGACTAGAAGGAAGAGACCCGCTGGAGGATTTTGAAAAGATAAATCAAGAACTGCATTTATATAATGAGAAGTTGGCAGAAAAACCACAAGTAGTGGCAGCGAATAAAACTGATATTCCAGGTGCGGAAGATAATTTAGAAAAATTGAAAGCAGTTTTAAGCGAAAGAGGAATTGAGGTATTTCCAATATCTGCTGCTACAAGCCAGGGCTTGGATGAGCTTTTAAGCTATGTATCAAAGCGATTGAAAGAACTAGAGGAAATAGAAGCTTTAAAAGCAGACACTGCGCCAAAAGAAGAGAAGGTATATAAATACGAGGAGACAGAGGATAAATATCACTTTACGGTTACTAGGGAGAATGATGTATACATTGTAGAAGGCCGATTTATTGAAAGATTAATTAACTCCACGAATTTTGATGACATAGACTCCTTAAGCTATTTCCAAAAAGTGTTGAGAAACAGAGGCGTTATTGATCGATTGAAAGAAGCTGGAATTTCTGAGGGCGATTTAGTGAAGATGTACAGTGTAGAATTTGAGTATTTTAATTAG
- the rpmA gene encoding 50S ribosomal protein L27, with amino-acid sequence MLFRIDLQLFASKKGVGSSKNGRDSISKRLGVKRADGQFVTAGNILVRQRGTKIHPGVNVGKGSDDTLFATADGIVKFERKGKDKKQVSIYPRENTVAAN; translated from the coding sequence ATGTTATTTAGAATAGATCTTCAATTATTCGCCAGCAAAAAAGGGGTAGGTAGCTCCAAAAACGGTCGTGACAGTATTTCCAAAAGACTAGGCGTAAAAAGAGCAGATGGACAGTTTGTTACAGCTGGTAATATTCTAGTAAGACAAAGAGGAACAAAAATCCATCCTGGTGTTAACGTAGGAAAGGGATCTGACGATACTCTTTTTGCAACAGCAGATGGAATTGTTAAGTTCGAAAGAAAAGGTAAAGATAAAAAGCAAGTTAGTATTTATCCAAGAGAAAATACAGTAGCTGCTAACTAA